Proteins encoded in a region of the Hippocampus zosterae strain Florida chromosome 11, ASM2543408v3, whole genome shotgun sequence genome:
- the pibf1 gene encoding progesterone-induced-blocking factor 1 isoform X2: MDEILFRQQQLEEANLQLREKAGELRRSLRDLDMSHERYLELRDLPEETLSIQEFVAVRFYEAVTPLRAQVAELSVKKDNLSEDLETQRTQMKAMMESYEEERRLRTELELRSQRLTLELADTKQHIQDGDYRRENYPNIKRERDSLEVELKDVKRRYETLNLTHAALGRERETLGKEMATLQQSVTLLQKDKEYLHRQNMELSIRCAHEEDRLERLQVQLEDTKKAREDAYEKYVTSSDHHKSEYEHKLRDELENIRLKTGQEIDNLQRTSREMYERENRNLREARDNAVLEKERAFAAERDTQSRYDQLLEQFRQLQLGTDSRVAQLSNQTKLHSFEAERAQLMKDETDKALAQCQVECEKLRKKLEVLTQEFYRLQTSSEKRTAELHAQNAEQASRLETYEKLEQELDQVTMQAAEIENEEEAERVLFSYGYGANVPTTARRRLQQSVHLARRVLQLERQNTSLRRDLERHQSQTGQISEELCAANRLLEQTQQPYSYLIETVRHKDGQIDALKQRVASLEDDVTSLRKERTALLQVKNNMAADLERLLNHREELAMMKQVLISMRSQQENALSPLEADKAKPGTAGSGKKWDSEPAKDESPGKPKPTVFTKREAPDWFQKVKQKPPK; the protein is encoded by the exons ATGGACGAAATCCTGTTCCGGCAGCAGCAGCTGGAGGAAGCCAACCTGCAATTGCGAGAGAAGGCCGGAGAGCTGCGCCGCTCTCTCCGGGACTTGGACATGTCGCACGAGCGCTACCTGGAGCTTCGCGACCTCCCCGAAGAGACGTTGTCCATTCAGGAATTTGTTGCT GTGCGCTTTTACGAAGCAGTGACTCCGTTACGGGCTCAGGTGGCTGAGCTGAGTGTGAAGAAAGACAATTTGAGCGAAGACCTGGAGACGCAGCGGACGCAAATGAAGGCTATGATGGAG AGCTACGAGGAGGAACGCCGTCTCCGCACGGAGCTGGAGCTAAGGAGCCAGCGACTGACGTTGGAGCTGGCTGACACCAAACAGCACATCCAAGATGGGGACTACCGGCGCGAAAACTACCCCAACATCAAACG CGAGCGTGACAGCTTGGAGGTCGAACTGAAGGACGTGAAGAGAAGATACGAGACCCTGAACTTGACTCACGCGGCCCTCGGCAGGGAGCGAGAGACCCTCGGCAAAGAG ATGGCGACGTTGCAGCAGTCAGTGACACTGCTGCAGAAGGACAAGGAGTACCTGCACAGGCAGAACATGGAGCTGAGCATTCGCTGCGCACACGAGGAAGACCGTCTGGAGCGCCTGCAG GTGCAACTGGAGGATACCAAGAAGGCCCGAGAAGATGCCTATGAGAAATATGTCACATCCAG CGATCACCACAAGTCCGAGTATGAGCACAAGCTGAGAGATGAGCTGGAGAACATCCGACTGAAGACCGGTCAGGAAATCGATAACCTGCAGAGAACATCCAGGGAGATGTACGAGAGGGAGAACAG AAACCTGCGCGAGGCCAGAGACAACGCCGTGCTGGAGAAGGAGCGGGCGTTTGCTGCCGAGAGGGATACTCAGTCGCGATACGACCAGCTTCTGGAACA GTTTCGCCAGCTGCAGCTCGGCACCGACAGCAGGGTGGCGCAGTTATCCAACCAGACCAAGCTGCACTCCTTCGAAGCCGAGCGCGCTCAGCTGATGAAGGACGAGACGGACAAGGCTCTGGCCCAGTGCCAGGTGGAGTGTGAGAAGCTGCGCAAAAAACTGGAG GTTTTGACGCAGGAGTTTTACAGGCTGCAGACGTCATCGGAGAAACGCACGGCGGAGCTTCACGCTCAGAATGCCGAGCAGGCGTCCCGGCTGGAGACGTACGAGAAACTGGAGCAGGAGCTGGACCAGGTCACCATGCAGGCTGCTGAAA TCGAGAACGAggaggaagcagagagggtcCTCTTCTCATACGGCTACGGAGCCAACGTTCCCACCACGGCAAGAAGGAGACTTCAGCAGAG TGTTCACCTGGCCCGCAGGGTGCTCCAGCTGGAGAGGCAGAACACATCACTGAGGAGAGACTTGGAGAGACACCAGTCCCAAACAGGCCAGATATCCGAGGAG TTGTGCGCGGCCAACCGGCTGCTGGAGCAGACGCAGCAGCCGTACAGCTACCTGATCGAGACGGTGAGACACAAGGACGGACAGATCGACGCCCTCAAGCAACGCGTGGCTTCGCTGGAGGACGACGTCAC TTCTCTGAGGAAAGAGCGGACGGCTCTTCTGCAGGTGAAGAACAACATGGCCGCCGATTTGGAGCGGCTCCTCAACCATCGGGAG GAGTTAGCCATGATGAAACAGGTGCTGATCAGCATGCGCTCCCAACAAGAAAACGCCCTCAGCCCCTTGGAGGCGGACAAAGCCAAGCCAGGGACCGCCGGATCAGGCAAGAAGTGGGACAGCGAGCCCGCCAAGGACGAGTCGCCCGGCAAACCGAAACCTACCGTTTTT ACAAAAAGAGAAGCTCCCGATTGGTTCCAAAAAGTCAAGCAGAAGCCCCCAAAATGA
- the pibf1 gene encoding progesterone-induced-blocking factor 1 isoform X1, which yields MPPKKPKSRAANVSSSLDLESEDLSLETTVPTAEDVSSSDEVRPGSQKLIRQLIERKELLQHVQLLKIELSQKNLAIDNLKADYTSKVEELDERLNDALHQKQVLALRLDSELKLAQEDNRKQQDLRKKEMDEILFRQQQLEEANLQLREKAGELRRSLRDLDMSHERYLELRDLPEETLSIQEFVAVRFYEAVTPLRAQVAELSVKKDNLSEDLETQRTQMKAMMESYEEERRLRTELELRSQRLTLELADTKQHIQDGDYRRENYPNIKRERDSLEVELKDVKRRYETLNLTHAALGRERETLGKEMATLQQSVTLLQKDKEYLHRQNMELSIRCAHEEDRLERLQVQLEDTKKAREDAYEKYVTSSDHHKSEYEHKLRDELENIRLKTGQEIDNLQRTSREMYERENRNLREARDNAVLEKERAFAAERDTQSRYDQLLEQFRQLQLGTDSRVAQLSNQTKLHSFEAERAQLMKDETDKALAQCQVECEKLRKKLEVLTQEFYRLQTSSEKRTAELHAQNAEQASRLETYEKLEQELDQVTMQAAEIENEEEAERVLFSYGYGANVPTTARRRLQQSVHLARRVLQLERQNTSLRRDLERHQSQTGQISEELCAANRLLEQTQQPYSYLIETVRHKDGQIDALKQRVASLEDDVTSLRKERTALLQVKNNMAADLERLLNHREELAMMKQVLISMRSQQENALSPLEADKAKPGTAGSGKKWDSEPAKDESPGKPKPTVFTKREAPDWFQKVKQKPPK from the exons ATGCCCCCAAAGAAGCCAAAGTCGAGGGCCGCCAACGTCTCCAGCTCTCTGGACCTGGAGTCGGAGGATCTCAGCTTGGAGACCACCGTGCCCACCGCCGAGGATGTCTCCTCGTCGGACGAGGTGCGGCCGGGCTCGCAGAAGCTCATCCGGCAGCTGATCGAGAGGAAGGAGCTGCTTCAGCACGTCCAGCTGCTGAAAATCGAGCTTTCCCAGAAAAACCTCGCCATAGATAACTTGAAGGCCGACTACACGTCCAAG GTGGAGGAGCTGGACGAGAGACTGAATGACGCTCTCCATCAGAAACAAGTGTTGGCGCTGAGGCTGGACAGTGAGCTGAAGCTCGCTCAGGAGGACAATAG aAAGCAGCAGGATCTGCGCAAGAAGGAAATGGACGAAATCCTGTTCCGGCAGCAGCAGCTGGAGGAAGCCAACCTGCAATTGCGAGAGAAGGCCGGAGAGCTGCGCCGCTCTCTCCGGGACTTGGACATGTCGCACGAGCGCTACCTGGAGCTTCGCGACCTCCCCGAAGAGACGTTGTCCATTCAGGAATTTGTTGCT GTGCGCTTTTACGAAGCAGTGACTCCGTTACGGGCTCAGGTGGCTGAGCTGAGTGTGAAGAAAGACAATTTGAGCGAAGACCTGGAGACGCAGCGGACGCAAATGAAGGCTATGATGGAG AGCTACGAGGAGGAACGCCGTCTCCGCACGGAGCTGGAGCTAAGGAGCCAGCGACTGACGTTGGAGCTGGCTGACACCAAACAGCACATCCAAGATGGGGACTACCGGCGCGAAAACTACCCCAACATCAAACG CGAGCGTGACAGCTTGGAGGTCGAACTGAAGGACGTGAAGAGAAGATACGAGACCCTGAACTTGACTCACGCGGCCCTCGGCAGGGAGCGAGAGACCCTCGGCAAAGAG ATGGCGACGTTGCAGCAGTCAGTGACACTGCTGCAGAAGGACAAGGAGTACCTGCACAGGCAGAACATGGAGCTGAGCATTCGCTGCGCACACGAGGAAGACCGTCTGGAGCGCCTGCAG GTGCAACTGGAGGATACCAAGAAGGCCCGAGAAGATGCCTATGAGAAATATGTCACATCCAG CGATCACCACAAGTCCGAGTATGAGCACAAGCTGAGAGATGAGCTGGAGAACATCCGACTGAAGACCGGTCAGGAAATCGATAACCTGCAGAGAACATCCAGGGAGATGTACGAGAGGGAGAACAG AAACCTGCGCGAGGCCAGAGACAACGCCGTGCTGGAGAAGGAGCGGGCGTTTGCTGCCGAGAGGGATACTCAGTCGCGATACGACCAGCTTCTGGAACA GTTTCGCCAGCTGCAGCTCGGCACCGACAGCAGGGTGGCGCAGTTATCCAACCAGACCAAGCTGCACTCCTTCGAAGCCGAGCGCGCTCAGCTGATGAAGGACGAGACGGACAAGGCTCTGGCCCAGTGCCAGGTGGAGTGTGAGAAGCTGCGCAAAAAACTGGAG GTTTTGACGCAGGAGTTTTACAGGCTGCAGACGTCATCGGAGAAACGCACGGCGGAGCTTCACGCTCAGAATGCCGAGCAGGCGTCCCGGCTGGAGACGTACGAGAAACTGGAGCAGGAGCTGGACCAGGTCACCATGCAGGCTGCTGAAA TCGAGAACGAggaggaagcagagagggtcCTCTTCTCATACGGCTACGGAGCCAACGTTCCCACCACGGCAAGAAGGAGACTTCAGCAGAG TGTTCACCTGGCCCGCAGGGTGCTCCAGCTGGAGAGGCAGAACACATCACTGAGGAGAGACTTGGAGAGACACCAGTCCCAAACAGGCCAGATATCCGAGGAG TTGTGCGCGGCCAACCGGCTGCTGGAGCAGACGCAGCAGCCGTACAGCTACCTGATCGAGACGGTGAGACACAAGGACGGACAGATCGACGCCCTCAAGCAACGCGTGGCTTCGCTGGAGGACGACGTCAC TTCTCTGAGGAAAGAGCGGACGGCTCTTCTGCAGGTGAAGAACAACATGGCCGCCGATTTGGAGCGGCTCCTCAACCATCGGGAG GAGTTAGCCATGATGAAACAGGTGCTGATCAGCATGCGCTCCCAACAAGAAAACGCCCTCAGCCCCTTGGAGGCGGACAAAGCCAAGCCAGGGACCGCCGGATCAGGCAAGAAGTGGGACAGCGAGCCCGCCAAGGACGAGTCGCCCGGCAAACCGAAACCTACCGTTTTT ACAAAAAGAGAAGCTCCCGATTGGTTCCAAAAAGTCAAGCAGAAGCCCCCAAAATGA
- the dis3 gene encoding exosome complex exonuclease RRP44 has translation MLKSKTFVKKTRGGRVMKIVREHYLRDDIWCGSEACDQCRQESTVLQREACIESNLCSFSHYLVPDTNVVLHQIDVLEDPVICNVVILQTVLQEVRHRSAPVYKRLKDLIHEEERHFYTFTNEHHSETFIEREPGESANDRNDRAIRVAAKWYSEHLAKPDDPKLVLLTNDVANKQKAQESGLLVYKFEEYVKGLIANPELVDRLALSNDDKNDIASSRVLFPEHLPLSRIQAGIKSGSFLQGTFKASRDNYLEAKVFIQKDEEDGTEVLIQGLQHLNRAVHQDVVAVQLLPRSQWVAPSSVMLQDVGSAKDDTATEEEEQEEDALRSCAGDVDRKPTGKIVGIIKRNWRPFCGMLNISQIKESTRHLFTPADRCIPRIRIETRQASTLAGQRIMVAIDGWPKDSRYPNGHFVRTLGAAGEKETEEEVLLLEHDIPHQAFSQAVLSFLPKTPWSIKPEDLAGREDLRHLTVCSVDPPGCTDIDDALHCRELANGNFEVGVHIADVTHFIRPGNALDKEAASRGTTVYLCGKRIDMVPELLSSNLCSLRSNVDRLSFSSIWEMNQKAEVVKTRFTKSVINSKASLTYAEAQMRIDDTGKNDDITKSLRGLNKLAKILKKRRIEKGALTLSSLEVRFHMDSETHDPIELQTKELMETNSMVEEFMLLANISVAQKIYDEFAECALLRKHPAPPPSNYDILLKAAKSKDVLLRTDSAKALADSLEAANVDGFANFNTLLRILATRCMMQAVYFCSGMDSDFHHYGLASPIYTHFTSPIRRYADIIVHRLLAVAIGADSTYPELTDKHKQSALCNNLNYRHKMSQYAQRASVAFHTQLYFKSRGVLSEEGFILFVRKNAIIVLIPKFGLEGAVFFDGKDKSGPNLVFDEEYPSLTVERHTFRIFDRVKVTVSLDDSNIQHQKIRMALIEPVIPGVSVSATDGETQNKKPRLDS, from the exons ATGTTGAAATCTAAAACCTTCGTTAAGAAGACTCGGGGCGGCCGGGTGATGAAAATAGTGCGCGAGCATTATCTGCGAGACGACATTTGGTGCGGAAGCGAGGCGTGCGACCAGTGCCGCCAGGAGTCCACTGTGCTGCAGAGAGAAGCATGCATCGAGAGCAACTTGTGCTCGTTTTCGCATTACCTCGTCCCCGACACCAATGTGGTGTTGCATCAG ATCGATGTTTTGGAGGACCCTGTGATTTGCAAcgtggtgatcctccagaccgTTCTGCAGGAAGTACGCCACCGCAGCGCGCCGGTCTACAAACGTCTCAAGGATCTCATCCATGAGGAGGAAAGACACTTCTACACATTTACCAACGAGCACCACAG TGAGACATTCATCGAACGCGAACCGGGGGAGAGCGCCAATGACCGGAATGACCGAGCTATCCGTGTGGCGGCCAAGTGGTATAGCGAGCACCTGGCAAAGCCCGATGACCCCAAGCTGGTGCTCCTAACGAATGATGTCGCTAATAAGCAGAAGGCACAAGAGAGCGGTCTGTTGGTGTACAAAT TCGAGGAGTACGTGAAGGGCCTGATCGCAAATCCCGAGCTCGTGGATCGCCTCGCCTTGTCAAATGATGACAAG AACGACATCGCCAGCAGTCGGGTGTTATTTCCTGAGCATCTCCCGCTGTCCAGGATCCAGGCGGGCATCAAAAGCGGCTCCTTCCTCCAGGGGACCTTCAAGGCCAGCAGGGACAACTATCTGGAGGCCAAAGTTTTTATTCAAAAAGACGAGGAAGACGGCACAGAG GTTCTGATCCAGGGCCTTCAGCACCTCAACAGAGCCGTGCACCAAGATGTGGTCGCCGTGCAGTTGTTGCCGCGCAGTCAATGGGTGGCACCGTCTTCCGTCATGCTGCAGGACGTGGGCTCGGCCAAAGACGACACCGCTACCGAagaagaggagcaggaggaggatgct CTGAGAAGTTGCGCAGGGGATGTCGACAGGAAGCCGACAGGCAAGATAGTCGGGATCATCAAGAGGAACTGGAGGCCCTTCTGTGGCATGCTCAATATCTCTCAAATCAAAGAG TCGACGCGCCACCTTTTCACGCCAGCCGACCGCTGCATTCCACGCATCCGCATCGAAACCCGCCAAGCGTCCACATTAGCAGGCCAGAGGATCATGGTGGCCATCGACGGCTGGCCCAAAGACTCCAGATATCCAAAT GGTCACTTTGTCCGTACTTTGGGCGCGGCGGGGGAAAAGGAGACGGAAGAAGAAGTCCTGCTGCTGGAGCACGACATTCCCCATCAGGCCTTCTCCCAGGCCGTGCTTAGTTTTCTTCCCAAAACGCCCTGGAGCATCAAACCAGAG GACCTCGCGGGCAGGGAGGACCTGAGGCATCTGACAGTGTGCAGCGTGGATCCTCCCGGATGCACGGACATCGACGACGCGCTCCACTGTCGAGAGCTGGCCAACGGCAACTTTGAG GTGGGAGTCCACATCGCCGACGTCACTCACTTCATCAGACCCGGGAACGCTCTGGACAAAGAGGCCGCCAGCCGAGGCACGACGGTTTACCTCTGCGGCAAA AGGATCGACATGGTTCCCGAGCTGCTCAGCTCCAATCTGTGTTCGCTCCGCTCCAACGTGGACAG GCTGTCTTTCTCGTCCATCTGGGAGATGAATCAAAAGGCTGAAGTTGTGAAAACGCGCTTCACGAAAAGTGTCATCAACTCCAAG GCGTCTCTGACGTACGCCGAGGCCCAGATGAGGATCGACGACACGGGCAAGAATGACGACATCACTAAAAGCCTGCGCGGCCTCAACAAGCTCGCCAAGATCCTGAAGAAGCGCAGGATTGAGAAAGG GGCGCTGACGTTGTCCTCCCTGGAGGTCCGCTTCCACATGGACAGCGAAACCCACGACCCCATTGAGCTCCAGACCAAAGAGCTCAT GGAGACCAACTCCATGGTGGAGGAGTTCATGTTGCTGGCTAACATCTCAGTGGCCCAGAAGATCTACGACGAGTTTGCCGAGTGCGCCCTGTTGAGGAAACATCCGGCACCGCCGCCTTCCAACTACGACATTCTCCTGAAGGCAGCAAAGTCCAAG GATGTCCTGCTCCGTACGGATTCGGCCAAGGCGCTGGCCGACTCGCTGGAAGCGGCCAACGTGGACGGCTTTGCCAACTTCAACACGTTGCTGCGCATCCTGGCCACTCGCTGCATGATGCAGGCCGTCTATTTCTGCTCGGGCATGGACAGCGACTTCCACCACTACGGTCTCGCCTCGCCCATTTACACGCACTTCACGTCGCCCATTCGAAG GTACGCCGACATCATCGTGCACCGCCTTCTGGCCGTGGCCATTGGAGCGGACAGCACCTACCCGGAATTGacggacaaacacaaacaatcgGCGCTGTGCAACAACCTCAACTACAGACACAAAATGTCCCAGTACGCTCAGAGGGCATCTGTGGCCTTCCATACACAG TTGTACTTTAAGAGCCGAGGCGTCCTGAGCGAGGAAGGATTCATCCTGTTCGTAAGGAAGAACGCCATCATCGTCCTCATCCCCAAGTTCGGCCTGGAGGGGGCGGTCTTCTTCGACGGCAAGGACAAGAGCGGCCCGAACCTCGTATTTGATGAGGAG TATCCGTCTCTGACCGTGGAGCGCCACACCTTCCGGATATTCGACCGGGTGAAGGTCACCGTCAGCCTGGACGACTCCAACATTCAGCACCAGAAGATACGCATGGCCTTGATCGAGCCTGTG ATCCCGGGTGTAAGCGTTTCGGCCACGGACGGTGAAACGCAAAACAAGAAGCCCAGGCTGGATAGTTAA